In one Pseudomonas sp. R84 genomic region, the following are encoded:
- the gspI gene encoding type II secretion system minor pseudopilin GspI: protein MEALRKERGFTLIEVLVALAIIAVAMSAAVRVAGLMTQSNGLLRDRSIALLAAQTRLAELRLEEDFAPGLKTFECDQGRLQLRCDQHVTPSIDGRLMRVTLLVSDRERQAPPLARLETLLGRPQEKRQ, encoded by the coding sequence ATGGAAGCGTTGCGCAAGGAGCGAGGTTTCACCCTCATTGAGGTTCTGGTGGCCCTGGCAATCATCGCCGTGGCCATGTCTGCCGCCGTTCGCGTTGCGGGCCTGATGACCCAGAGCAATGGCCTGTTGCGCGATCGCTCGATCGCTTTGCTGGCGGCGCAGACCCGACTCGCCGAGTTGCGTCTGGAAGAAGACTTTGCCCCGGGACTGAAAACCTTCGAGTGTGATCAAGGTCGCCTGCAACTGCGCTGTGATCAACACGTGACGCCGAGCATCGATGGACGACTGATGCGCGTGACGCTGCTGGTTTCGGATCGCGAACGTCAGGCACCGCCCTTGGCGCGACTCGAAACCTTACTCGGCCGGCCGCAGGAAAAGCGCCAATGA
- the gspG gene encoding type II secretion system major pseudopilin GspG produces the protein MDFARVKSQSAGRRGQQGFTLIEIMVVVVILGILAAMVVPKVLDRPDQARATAAKQDIAGLMQALKLYRLDHGNYPTLNQGLKVLVERPADAKNSNWRSYLERLPNDPWGRPYNYLNPGANGEIDIFSLGADGQPDGDGVNADIGSWQL, from the coding sequence ATGGATTTCGCGCGCGTCAAATCTCAGTCCGCAGGTCGTCGAGGTCAGCAGGGTTTTACCCTGATCGAGATCATGGTGGTGGTAGTCATCCTCGGCATTCTGGCGGCGATGGTCGTGCCCAAGGTGCTCGACCGACCTGATCAGGCCCGAGCCACTGCGGCGAAACAAGACATCGCCGGCCTGATGCAGGCGCTCAAACTCTACCGCCTCGACCACGGCAATTACCCGACGCTGAATCAGGGGCTGAAGGTGTTGGTGGAGCGTCCGGCGGATGCGAAAAACAGCAACTGGCGCTCTTATCTGGAACGCTTGCCCAACGACCCGTGGGGGCGTCCTTACAACTATCTGAATCCTGGCGCGAACGGTGAGATCGACATCTTCTCCCTCGGCGCAGACGGCCAACCCGACGGCGACGGCGTCAATGCCGATATTGGTTCCTGGCAGCTCTGA
- the gspK gene encoding type II secretion system minor pseudopilin GspK gives MKSSSPQAQKQRGMAIISALLIAAVVAVIAAGMLTRQSVFTRSLEAEQSRVQGAAALLAGLELSRQLLRDTRQQDALTRLDQPWAQPVKSHLLSSPGGGFEGRIEDQQGKFNLRNLLSNDRVDGGQLRSFERLCEMIGIDAALSQRISQRVIASYPRMPDLQAAGQSMAQTGFDGVRATSPSARRSPLPATQPMLRSLDDLRGLEGMNEELLGRLNQYVSLIPAKTWVNGNTASAEVLVAVVPGLSLAQARAVVGERDRGQWFINRGDFVNRLHLPHLTVDGLNVGISSDWFLLRGHARRDQRRVSLDALLHRPADDLPKVVWSRLGV, from the coding sequence ATGAAATCATCGTCGCCACAGGCGCAGAAACAGCGCGGCATGGCCATTATCAGCGCCTTGCTGATTGCCGCCGTGGTTGCGGTGATCGCCGCTGGCATGCTCACCCGTCAGAGCGTCTTTACCCGTTCTCTTGAAGCGGAACAGTCGCGAGTGCAGGGCGCTGCTGCGCTGTTGGCGGGGCTGGAGCTCAGTCGGCAACTGCTCAGAGACACGCGTCAACAGGACGCGCTGACCCGGCTCGATCAACCTTGGGCGCAGCCTGTCAAAAGCCATTTGTTGAGTTCGCCGGGGGGCGGTTTCGAGGGGCGCATCGAGGATCAGCAGGGCAAGTTCAATTTGCGCAATTTACTCAGCAATGACCGCGTCGATGGCGGACAGTTGCGCAGCTTCGAACGCCTCTGCGAAATGATCGGAATCGATGCTGCCCTCAGCCAGCGCATCAGCCAGCGAGTCATTGCCTCCTACCCGAGAATGCCCGACCTGCAAGCCGCCGGGCAGAGTATGGCGCAGACCGGTTTCGACGGCGTCCGCGCGACGTCGCCGAGTGCGCGTCGAAGCCCCTTGCCGGCCACTCAGCCGATGTTGCGCAGCCTTGATGATTTACGTGGCCTCGAAGGCATGAACGAGGAGCTGCTTGGGCGCTTGAATCAGTATGTCAGCCTGATTCCGGCCAAGACCTGGGTCAACGGTAATACTGCCAGCGCCGAGGTATTGGTGGCGGTGGTACCGGGTTTATCGCTGGCGCAGGCCAGGGCTGTGGTGGGAGAGCGCGATCGTGGTCAGTGGTTCATCAATCGCGGGGACTTCGTCAACCGTCTGCACTTGCCGCATCTGACCGTCGACGGACTGAACGTCGGCATCAGCAGCGATTGGTTTCTGCTGCGCGGACACGCGCGTCGTGACCAGCGCCGCGTCAGCCTGGATGCGCTGCTGCATCGACCCGCCGACGACCTGCCGAAAGTGGTCTGGTCGAGGCTCGGCGTATGA
- the gspL gene encoding type II secretion system protein GspL, producing MTRLRVALPPLAGLTSDSEVEFARLDRHDQVSQTGVSTLLLIEQEWPLQPVEFFLHPADSVLTSLQLPPLAPVKIEAAVKCAAQALILGGTEQMYVAHSAREVSGQVSLAWLAQASLDRFGLLLAQHRLKLRGLYPAPYALPVPTQGQVSACVLDGQLLLRFSGAQASVEPLAQERLDELVTSGRGLQWIGADAPATVFEPQPAEQRWCGVAPGWGLHAGIGKAAGPARGWGKAVFCCALAIAIWVSGLNLYAAREVTQGEQLKAQMSQRVKQAFPELPVILNPLQQARQQLAARHNGVAAEANHGFAYLVQNAASALPFMAGSVQRMTYEQGRLQLELAADTAQAPADGALPGALTQAGLVARREDNVWIFSPQIEPAAVEDDADMDSDDE from the coding sequence ATGACTCGCCTGCGAGTCGCCTTGCCGCCGCTGGCGGGTTTGACCTCAGACTCTGAGGTTGAATTTGCGCGCCTGGATCGGCATGACCAGGTCAGTCAGACCGGTGTCAGCACGCTGTTGCTGATTGAACAGGAGTGGCCGTTACAGCCCGTCGAGTTTTTTCTGCATCCGGCGGACAGTGTACTGACCAGTTTGCAGTTGCCACCGCTGGCTCCGGTGAAGATCGAGGCGGCGGTGAAGTGTGCCGCGCAGGCGCTGATTCTGGGTGGCACTGAACAAATGTACGTTGCACACAGTGCTCGTGAGGTCTCGGGGCAAGTGTCGCTGGCCTGGCTCGCGCAGGCATCTCTGGATCGTTTCGGGCTGTTATTGGCTCAGCACCGATTGAAGCTGCGAGGCCTTTACCCGGCGCCTTATGCTCTGCCGGTGCCCACGCAGGGGCAGGTCAGCGCCTGCGTGCTGGACGGGCAATTGCTGCTGCGCTTCAGCGGTGCGCAGGCTTCGGTAGAACCCTTGGCGCAGGAGCGTCTGGATGAACTCGTCACCAGTGGTCGCGGCTTGCAGTGGATCGGCGCGGATGCTCCTGCAACAGTCTTCGAACCACAACCTGCGGAGCAGCGCTGGTGTGGCGTTGCGCCGGGATGGGGGTTGCATGCAGGCATCGGCAAGGCTGCCGGCCCCGCTCGCGGTTGGGGCAAGGCCGTCTTCTGTTGTGCCTTGGCGATTGCGATCTGGGTGTCAGGGCTGAACCTTTACGCGGCCCGTGAAGTGACCCAGGGCGAGCAGCTCAAGGCGCAAATGAGCCAACGGGTGAAGCAGGCTTTTCCAGAGTTACCGGTGATTCTCAATCCGTTGCAGCAGGCTCGCCAGCAACTGGCGGCTCGACACAATGGGGTGGCGGCCGAGGCGAATCACGGGTTTGCCTACCTGGTGCAAAACGCCGCGAGCGCGCTGCCGTTTATGGCGGGCAGCGTCCAGCGTATGACCTATGAGCAGGGACGTTTGCAGTTGGAGTTGGCCGCCGACACTGCGCAGGCACCCGCCGACGGCGCATTGCCGGGGGCGCTGACGCAGGCAGGATTGGTCGCCAGACGCGAAGACAACGTGTGGATTTTCAGCCCGCAGATTGAGCCGGCAGCGGTTGAGGACGATGCCGACATGGACAGCGACGATGAATAA
- the gspM gene encoding type II secretion system protein GspM, whose amino-acid sequence MNNLLAIYRARWLLLRAQIHRHWAPLTLREKRLVAGTALMLGVVLIWLLLVQPPLKKIEHWQTETPKLRGQAEALDLLLREVATAPIGQNFERSLQQSLDGSGLLGHYQLQTVGTAWQLTFEDAPADAVISWLLIHPVRFSLEVVEARLQRASEVKVDDTAGTLSGTVRMDQALGAKEAS is encoded by the coding sequence ATGAATAATCTACTGGCGATCTATCGGGCTCGCTGGCTGCTGCTGCGTGCACAGATTCATCGGCATTGGGCGCCGCTGACCTTACGCGAAAAACGCCTGGTTGCGGGCACCGCATTGATGTTAGGGGTTGTGCTGATCTGGCTGCTGCTCGTCCAGCCACCGCTGAAAAAGATTGAGCATTGGCAGACCGAAACGCCGAAGTTGCGTGGCCAGGCCGAAGCGCTGGATCTGTTGTTGCGCGAGGTGGCGACAGCGCCCATTGGGCAAAACTTCGAGCGGTCATTGCAGCAATCTCTCGATGGCAGCGGGCTGCTTGGTCACTACCAGTTGCAGACAGTTGGCACCGCTTGGCAGTTGACGTTCGAGGATGCACCCGCTGATGCCGTCATCAGTTGGCTGTTAATCCACCCCGTGCGGTTTTCACTTGAAGTGGTCGAGGCTCGTTTGCAGCGTGCAAGTGAGGTCAAGGTCGATGATACGGCAGGCACTCTGTCGGGAACCGTTCGCATGGATCAGGCGCTGGGCGCTAAGGAAGCTTCATGA